The proteins below come from a single Solea senegalensis isolate Sse05_10M linkage group LG2, IFAPA_SoseM_1, whole genome shotgun sequence genomic window:
- the nfe2l2a gene encoding nuclear factor erythroid 2-related factor 2a has product MSEVGVIQDMELIDILWKQDIDLGARREVFDYNHRQKEHELQRQRELEEEKRLHLLREQEKALLAQLQLDEETGEYIPRTPPSAPLPLEVSQNVNFTQGSGGHAMSFDECLQLLAETFPVEETENMSACLATTAISVPSSNNIMMSPEQQPLSTPTLSPGPMPPPQRVSPDLEQAWMELLSLPELQQCLNMQMEDTLETTNYTLPKSPEVQNPNFTFYPMANLTNGETNSSVVCPAEFISTYDGSVPSMAPIDNLSQMEDKAPQLNTNYGAESFCDIFYPTVSLEEGSGQHGHEENESPTTSDIPNKPSFTPMDLYSLSPGDTFDSDKQNVTAEMPDSDSGISSNTSPHASSPAKSTYGDRSYGYSDSDIEEMDHNPGSAESDYSEMFSLNFQPDLRTAVSVFTPTGQPHQQNESKPQHEMDLAEESGHNSAPFTKDKQKKQLDVRLPRDEQRAKALKIPVSVDMIINLPVDDFNEMMSKHQLNDAQLALVRDIRRRGKNKVAAQNCRKRKMENIMGLEGELDSLKEEKERLLSEKSQNITNLKDMKQQLNSLYLEVFSMLRDEKGNSYSPSNYSLQQSTDGSIFLVPRIKKTFIKSKDNHLS; this is encoded by the exons ATGAGCGAAGTGGGAGTGATACAG GACATGGAACTGATTGACATATTATGGAAGCAGGACATTGATCTCGGAGCCAGGCGAGAGGTGTTTGACTACAACCACCGTCAGAAAGAGCATGAGCTGCAGAGGCAGCGGGagctggaggaagagaagaggctGCATCTGCTTCGGGAGCAGGAGAAGGCCCTGCTTGCACAGCTACAGCTCGATGAGGAGACGGGAGAGTACATACCCCGCACGCCACCCAGTGCCCCTCTGCCTTTGGAGGTTTCACAG AATGTCAACTTCACACAGGGGAGCGGTGGTCATGCCATGTCATTTGATGAATGTTTACAGCTACTGGCTGAGACATTTCCTGTAGAGGAAACTGAG AATATGTCAGCTTGCCTGGCCACAACTGCTATTTCCGTGCCCAGCAGCAACAACATAATGATGTCCCCTGAGCAGCAGCCTCTGTCGACACCTACGCTCTCTCCAGGTCCAATGCCACCACCACAGAGGGTGTCCCCAGATTTGGAGCAGGCCTGGATGGAGCTTTTGTCCCTCCCTGAGCTACAG CAATGCCTGAACATGCAAATGGAGGACACACTGGAGACCACAAATTATACTCTTCCAAAAAGCCCTGAAGTACAGAATCCAAACTTCACTTTTTACCCCATGGCCAATCTCACAAACGGGGAAACAAACAGTTCAGTTGTTTGTCCTGCAGAGTTTATCAGTACATATGATGGCTCTGTTCCCAGTATGGCTCCAATAGACAATCTCAGCCAAATGGAGGATAAGGCTCCCCAGTTAAATACTAACTATGGTGCAGAGAGTTTCTGTGACATATTCTACCCCACTGTCAGTCTGGAAGAGGGCAGTGGTCAGCATGGccatgaggaaaatgaaagccCAACCACGTCTGATATCCCAAACAAGCCTTCCTTTACACCCATGGACCTTTACAGCCTCTCACCCGGAGACACATTTGACAGCGACAAACAAAACGTAACAGCTGAGATGCCAGACTCAGATTCAGGAATCTCCTCGAACACAAGTCCACATGCTAGTTCACCTGCAAAATCAACATATGGAGACAGGTCCTATGGTTATAGTGATTCCGACATAGAAGAGATGGACCACAACCCTGGAAGTGCCGAGTCTGACTACTCAGAGATGTTCTCATTAAATTTTCAACCGGATCTTCGTACAGCAGTGTCTGTATTCACACCAACGGGGCAGCCACACCAGCAAAATGAGAGCAAACCCCAACACGAGATGGACCTAGCAGAGGAAAGCGGCCACAACAGTGCTCCCTTCACCAAAGACAAGCAGAAGAAGCAATTGGATGTGCGTCTCCCCAGAGACGAGCAGAGGGCTAAGGCCCTCAAAATCCCTGTGAGTGTTGATATGATAATCAATCTGCCCGTTGATGATTTCAATGAGATGATGTCAAAGCACCAACTGAATGATGCCCAGCTGGCCCTGGTCCGAGACATACGCCGCCGTGGCAAGAACAAAGTTGCCGCGCAAAACTGCCGCAAACGCAAGATGGAGAACATAATGGGTCTGGAGGGTGAGCTGGACTcactgaaggaggagaaggagcgtCTGCTGAGCGAGAAGAGCCAGAATATCACTAATCTGAAAGACATGAAGCAACAACTCAACAGCTTGTACCTGGAGGTCTTCAGCATGTTGAGAGATGAGAAGGGGAATTCCTACTCTCCGTCCAACTATTCCCTCCAGCAGTCGACTGATGGCAGCATCTTCCTCGTCCCCCGtattaaaaagacattcatCAAGAGCAAAGACAACCACTTATCATAA